A genomic window from Sparus aurata chromosome 14, fSpaAur1.1, whole genome shotgun sequence includes:
- the LOC115595317 gene encoding protein-methionine sulfoxide oxidase mical3a-like isoform X2, which yields MAALRSFSQLCEHLQLDRSGAERPLYRPIKRRLNYWKANALWAKLDRRAAQQEYQRARVCNNTTCVIIGAGPCGLRTAVELSFMGARVVLLEKRDSFSRNNVLHLWPFTIHDLRGLGAKKFHGKFCAGSIDHISIRQLQLVLLKVALLLGVEVHVNVEFKNLVEPPEDQLRQKVGWRMDVKPKSHPVNQLEFDVIIGADGRRNTLPGFRRKEFRGKLAIAITANFKNRNTTAEAKVEEISGVAFIFNQRFFQELRQETGIDLENIVYYKDDTHYFVMTAKKQSLLDKGVILQDFTDTELLLSRGNVDQNALQIYACEAANFSTNHQLPSLDFAMNHYGQPDVAMFDFTCMYASENAAMIRQRQGHQLLVTLVGDSLLEPFWPMGTGIARGFLAALDAAWMIRSWSQGGSPLDVLAERESIYRLLPQTTPENLQKNFGLFTVDPTTRYLNINCLLITPAQVRHLVDTGEEAGLNTDCDIIRLPSPRTLREDVSSQSNQLLTWCQEQTRGYRGVSVTDLTTSWKSGLALCALIHRYRPDLIDFDSLDESSLEENTWLGFDVAEREFGISPLMTVEEMSSVGEPDSLSMVMYLSQFYQLLRDTPPPCYLSESEF from the exons at GGCGGCGCTGCGGTCCTTCAGCCAGCTGTGTGAACACCTGCAGCTGGACAGGAGCGGCGCCGAGAGGCCGCTGTACCGACCAATTAAACGCCGCCTCAACTACTGGAAGGCCAATGCTCTGTGGGCAAAACTGGACCGAAGGGCTGCACAGCAGGAGTACCAGAGGGCCCGCGTCTGCAACAACACCACG tgtgTGATCATCGGGGCTGGGCCCTGTGGTCTGAGGACAGCGGTGGAGCTGAGCTTCATGGGAGCTCgggtggtgctgctggagaAGAGGGACTCATTCTCCAGGAACAATGTGCTCCACCTGTGGCCCTTCACCATCCATGACCTGCGGGGCCTCGGTGCCAAAAAGTTCCACGGGAAGTTCTGCGCCGGCTCCATCGACCACATTA gtaTCCGTCAGCTGCAGCTGGTCCTGCTGAAGGTTGCCTTACTGCTGGGGGTGGAGGTCCATGTCAATGTGGAGTTTAAAAACCTGGTGGAGCCGCCGGAGGATCAGCTCAGACAGA AGGTGGGCTGGAGGATGGATGTGAAACCAAAGTCTCATCCTGTCAATCAGCTGGAGTTTGATGTCATTATCGGAGCTGACGGACGCAGGAACACGCTGCCAG GTTTCAGGCGTAAAGAGTTCAGAGGGAAGCTGGCGATCGCCATCACAGCCAACTTTAAAAACAGGAACACAACAGCTGAGGCCAAAGTGGAGGAGATCAGCGGAGTGGCTTTTATCTTCAACCAGAGGTTCTTCCAGGAGCTACGGCAGGAAACAG GGATCGACCTGGAGAACATTGTGTACTACAAAGATGATACTCACTACTTTGTGATGACGGCCAAGAAACAGAGTCTGTTGGATAAAGGAGTCATCTTACAG GACTTCACAGACACTGAGCTGCTTCTCTCTCGAGGGAACGTGgaccagaatgcattgcagATATACGCTTGCGAGGCAGCCAACTTCTCCACCAATCATCAGCTGCCATCTTTGGACTTCGCCATGAATCACTACGGCCAGCCGGACGTCGCTATGTTCGACTTCACCTGCATGTACGCATCAGAGAACGCCGCCATGATTCGCCAACGCCAAGGACACCAGCTGCTGGTCACACTGGTGGGAGACAGTCTGTTGGAG cccTTCTGGCCAATGGGAACAGGGATAGCTCGAGGTTTCCTGGCAGCTCTCGATGCGGCCTGGATGATCAGGAGCTGGTCTCAAGGAGGAAGTCCTCTGGACGTCCTTGCAGAGAG AGAGAGTATATACCGGCTCCTCCCTCAGACGACTCCAGAGAACCTTCAAAAGAACTTTGGTCTGTTTACAGTTGATCCAACAACCAGATACCTGAACATCAACTGCCTGCTCATCACACCTGCTCAG GTGAGACATCTGGTGGATACAGGTGAGGAGGCAGGTCTAAACACAGACTGTGACATCATCCGTCTGCCGTCACCCAGAACCCTCAGAGAAG ATGTGTCCTCTCAGTCCAATCAGCTGCTGACTTGGTGTCAGGAGCAGACTCGTGGTTACCGTGGCGTGTCGGTTACGGACCTGACTACTTCCTGGAAGAGCGGCCTCGCTCTGTGTGCTCTGATTCATCGATATCGGCCCGACCTCAT agACTTTGACTCCCTGGACGAGTCGTCATTGGAAGAAAACACTTGGCTCGGCTTTGATGTGGCTGAACGAGAGTTTGGGATTTCTCCTCTGATGACGGTTGAAGAAATGTCGTCTGTCGGAGAACCAGACTCTCTGTCGATGGTGATGTACCTGAGTCAGTTCTACCAGCTGCTCCGGGACACGCCACCCCCCTGCTA CTTGTCTGAGTCAGAGTTCTGA
- the LOC115595317 gene encoding protein-methionine sulfoxide oxidase mical3b-like isoform X1 produces MGDKSYPECRAQELFDEFVSSSTCRAALRSFSQLCEHLQLDRSGAERPLYRPIKRRLNYWKANALWAKLDRRAAQQEYQRARVCNNTTCVIIGAGPCGLRTAVELSFMGARVVLLEKRDSFSRNNVLHLWPFTIHDLRGLGAKKFHGKFCAGSIDHISIRQLQLVLLKVALLLGVEVHVNVEFKNLVEPPEDQLRQKVGWRMDVKPKSHPVNQLEFDVIIGADGRRNTLPGFRRKEFRGKLAIAITANFKNRNTTAEAKVEEISGVAFIFNQRFFQELRQETGIDLENIVYYKDDTHYFVMTAKKQSLLDKGVILQDFTDTELLLSRGNVDQNALQIYACEAANFSTNHQLPSLDFAMNHYGQPDVAMFDFTCMYASENAAMIRQRQGHQLLVTLVGDSLLEPFWPMGTGIARGFLAALDAAWMIRSWSQGGSPLDVLAERESIYRLLPQTTPENLQKNFGLFTVDPTTRYLNINCLLITPAQVRHLVDTGEEAGLNTDCDIIRLPSPRTLREDVSSQSNQLLTWCQEQTRGYRGVSVTDLTTSWKSGLALCALIHRYRPDLIDFDSLDESSLEENTWLGFDVAEREFGISPLMTVEEMSSVGEPDSLSMVMYLSQFYQLLRDTPPPCYLSESEF; encoded by the exons ATGGGAGACAAGTCGTACCCAGAATGCCGAGCTCAGGAGCTGTTCGATGAGTTTGTGTCGTCGTCAACATGCAGGGCGGCGCTGCGGTCCTTCAGCCAGCTGTGTGAACACCTGCAGCTGGACAGGAGCGGCGCCGAGAGGCCGCTGTACCGACCAATTAAACGCCGCCTCAACTACTGGAAGGCCAATGCTCTGTGGGCAAAACTGGACCGAAGGGCTGCACAGCAGGAGTACCAGAGGGCCCGCGTCTGCAACAACACCACG tgtgTGATCATCGGGGCTGGGCCCTGTGGTCTGAGGACAGCGGTGGAGCTGAGCTTCATGGGAGCTCgggtggtgctgctggagaAGAGGGACTCATTCTCCAGGAACAATGTGCTCCACCTGTGGCCCTTCACCATCCATGACCTGCGGGGCCTCGGTGCCAAAAAGTTCCACGGGAAGTTCTGCGCCGGCTCCATCGACCACATTA gtaTCCGTCAGCTGCAGCTGGTCCTGCTGAAGGTTGCCTTACTGCTGGGGGTGGAGGTCCATGTCAATGTGGAGTTTAAAAACCTGGTGGAGCCGCCGGAGGATCAGCTCAGACAGA AGGTGGGCTGGAGGATGGATGTGAAACCAAAGTCTCATCCTGTCAATCAGCTGGAGTTTGATGTCATTATCGGAGCTGACGGACGCAGGAACACGCTGCCAG GTTTCAGGCGTAAAGAGTTCAGAGGGAAGCTGGCGATCGCCATCACAGCCAACTTTAAAAACAGGAACACAACAGCTGAGGCCAAAGTGGAGGAGATCAGCGGAGTGGCTTTTATCTTCAACCAGAGGTTCTTCCAGGAGCTACGGCAGGAAACAG GGATCGACCTGGAGAACATTGTGTACTACAAAGATGATACTCACTACTTTGTGATGACGGCCAAGAAACAGAGTCTGTTGGATAAAGGAGTCATCTTACAG GACTTCACAGACACTGAGCTGCTTCTCTCTCGAGGGAACGTGgaccagaatgcattgcagATATACGCTTGCGAGGCAGCCAACTTCTCCACCAATCATCAGCTGCCATCTTTGGACTTCGCCATGAATCACTACGGCCAGCCGGACGTCGCTATGTTCGACTTCACCTGCATGTACGCATCAGAGAACGCCGCCATGATTCGCCAACGCCAAGGACACCAGCTGCTGGTCACACTGGTGGGAGACAGTCTGTTGGAG cccTTCTGGCCAATGGGAACAGGGATAGCTCGAGGTTTCCTGGCAGCTCTCGATGCGGCCTGGATGATCAGGAGCTGGTCTCAAGGAGGAAGTCCTCTGGACGTCCTTGCAGAGAG AGAGAGTATATACCGGCTCCTCCCTCAGACGACTCCAGAGAACCTTCAAAAGAACTTTGGTCTGTTTACAGTTGATCCAACAACCAGATACCTGAACATCAACTGCCTGCTCATCACACCTGCTCAG GTGAGACATCTGGTGGATACAGGTGAGGAGGCAGGTCTAAACACAGACTGTGACATCATCCGTCTGCCGTCACCCAGAACCCTCAGAGAAG ATGTGTCCTCTCAGTCCAATCAGCTGCTGACTTGGTGTCAGGAGCAGACTCGTGGTTACCGTGGCGTGTCGGTTACGGACCTGACTACTTCCTGGAAGAGCGGCCTCGCTCTGTGTGCTCTGATTCATCGATATCGGCCCGACCTCAT agACTTTGACTCCCTGGACGAGTCGTCATTGGAAGAAAACACTTGGCTCGGCTTTGATGTGGCTGAACGAGAGTTTGGGATTTCTCCTCTGATGACGGTTGAAGAAATGTCGTCTGTCGGAGAACCAGACTCTCTGTCGATGGTGATGTACCTGAGTCAGTTCTACCAGCTGCTCCGGGACACGCCACCCCCCTGCTA CTTGTCTGAGTCAGAGTTCTGA
- the LOC115595317 gene encoding protein-methionine sulfoxide oxidase mical3b-like isoform X3, which produces MGDKSYPECRAQELFDEFVSSSTCRAALRSFSQLCEHLQLDRSGAERPLYRPIKRRLNYWKANALWAKLDRRAAQQEYQRARVCNNTTCVIIGAGPCGLRTAVELSFMGARVVLLEKRDSFSRNNVLHLWPFTIHDLRGLGAKKFHGKFCAGSIDHISIRQLQLVLLKVALLLGVEVHVNVEFKNLVEPPEDQLRQKVGWRMDVKPKSHPVNQLEFDVIIGADGRRNTLPV; this is translated from the exons ATGGGAGACAAGTCGTACCCAGAATGCCGAGCTCAGGAGCTGTTCGATGAGTTTGTGTCGTCGTCAACATGCAGGGCGGCGCTGCGGTCCTTCAGCCAGCTGTGTGAACACCTGCAGCTGGACAGGAGCGGCGCCGAGAGGCCGCTGTACCGACCAATTAAACGCCGCCTCAACTACTGGAAGGCCAATGCTCTGTGGGCAAAACTGGACCGAAGGGCTGCACAGCAGGAGTACCAGAGGGCCCGCGTCTGCAACAACACCACG tgtgTGATCATCGGGGCTGGGCCCTGTGGTCTGAGGACAGCGGTGGAGCTGAGCTTCATGGGAGCTCgggtggtgctgctggagaAGAGGGACTCATTCTCCAGGAACAATGTGCTCCACCTGTGGCCCTTCACCATCCATGACCTGCGGGGCCTCGGTGCCAAAAAGTTCCACGGGAAGTTCTGCGCCGGCTCCATCGACCACATTA gtaTCCGTCAGCTGCAGCTGGTCCTGCTGAAGGTTGCCTTACTGCTGGGGGTGGAGGTCCATGTCAATGTGGAGTTTAAAAACCTGGTGGAGCCGCCGGAGGATCAGCTCAGACAGA AGGTGGGCTGGAGGATGGATGTGAAACCAAAGTCTCATCCTGTCAATCAGCTGGAGTTTGATGTCATTATCGGAGCTGACGGACGCAGGAACACGCTGCCAG TCTAA